A window of the Lolium perenne isolate Kyuss_39 chromosome 7, Kyuss_2.0, whole genome shotgun sequence genome harbors these coding sequences:
- the LOC139834053 gene encoding uncharacterized protein: protein MVSGLKGRAACGRAGSRPTVVELDESPEGARAPETTGPAGPSAAPGATPPPQPTRDEPTRQEPARDEPARTEGADSRALVRTEGAAGPSEGLHVAKGARLVAVPSASDSSFGSAGTMERAWHQANSCEVLSREGQPGTAPMKMLFSGYRASLKTKAAETLAQLATLEDAEKTVEERRTFLYNQVVTSYHKAKIERAALARELEACAESEEAGRSATGKLKLAEQELTRLRLLEKNHITELNSLRTAEKEKVDDLSRRLSEVEKQRLVLQEEVTAKSTELTATAKRWTDDFSALDRGLAAAFPETQEAALAAVGVARDSRRRETGEGSSEYFSMEDHLASMAARIEPVTKLGWELRKAAEELVPMLWPGEAAPQDISGLISSMERAPDRFLDWKESATRAGADMALSFVLSWYNEVDLGQLEFRRAGVEDKLPAELKAARLARASTIAGFVDKALFVADPNPSPSDEEYMDDEEAEDVPEDDPAAGSTDAPPA from the exons atggtctccggtctgaag ggccgcgccgcctgcggccgggccggcagcaggcccaccgtggtggagTTGGACGAGAGTCCGGAGGGCGCCCGGGCGCCGGAGAcaactgggccggctgggccatccgctgcgcccggagcgacgccgccgccgcagccgacgagggacgagccgaccaggcaggagccggcgagggacgagccggcgcgcacggagggcgccgactcgcgcgcgctggtgaggacggagggcgcagcgggcccgtctgagggccttcacgtggccaagggtgcccggctggtggctgtgccgtccgcctccgactccagcttcggctcggcaggaaccatggagagggcatggcatcaggcgaactcctgcgaggtactcagccgggaggggcagcctggcacggcgcccatgaagatgcttttctccggctatcgggccagcctcaagaccaaggccgccgagacccttgcccagctggcgacgctggaggatgctgagaag acggttgaggagcggcgcaccttcttgtacaaccaggtggtgaccagctaccacaaggctaagatcgagcgggccgccttggctcgcgagctggaggct tgcgccgagagcgaggaggcgggccgatccgccaccggcaagctcaagctggctgagcaggagctgacacggctgcgcctgctggagaagaaccacatcaccgagctcaactccctcaggacggcggagaaggagaaggtggatgatctgagccggcggctgtcggaggtggagaagcagcggcttgtgctgcaggaggaggtcaccgccaagtctacggagctgacggctaccgccaagcgttggaccgacgatttcagcgcgcttgatcgcggcttggcgg cggccttcccggagacgcaggaggcggctttggcagccgttggcgtcgcgcgcgattccaggaggcgggaaaccggcgagggcagctcggagtacttctccatggaggaccatctggcgtccatggctgcccgcatcgagcccgtcaccaagctcggctgggagctgcggaaggcggccgaagagctggtgcccatgctgtggcctggggaggcggcgccgcaagacatctccggcctcatctcttcgatggagcgggcgccggaccgcttcctcgactggaaggagtcggccacgcgcgccggcgccgacatggcgctgtccttcgtcctctcctggtacaacgaggtggacctggggcagcttgagttccggcgagctggcgtggaggacaagctcccggctgagctcaaggccgcccgccttgctcgagccagcaccatcgccggcttcgtcgacaaggccctcttcgtcgcggacccgaacccttctccatccgatgaagaatacatggatgatgaggaggcggaagacgtgcctgaggacgacccggccgccggctccactgatgcccctccggcttag